A genomic window from Sorex araneus isolate mSorAra2 chromosome 2, mSorAra2.pri, whole genome shotgun sequence includes:
- the NXPH4 gene encoding neurexophilin-4 codes for MRLPAGWLLLLCGPWLPRKALSAQIPESGRPPYLELRSAAAGEGAPGQQLPAPKSPEGLGPSRAWSWAWPVNHTGALALPAQRTKGKPSVKAARAKKIFGWGDFYFRVHTLKFSLLVTGKIVDHVNGTFSVYFRHNSSSLGNLSVSIVPPSKRVEFGGVWLPGPAPHPLQSTLALEGVLPRLAPPLGIAAAPGALAGPVGGALGVPGAKESRAFNCHVEYEKTNRARKHRPCLYDPSQVCFTEHTQSQAAWLCAKPFKVICIFVSFLSFDYKLVQKVCPDYNFQSEHPYFG; via the exons ATGCGCCTGCCCGCCGGATGGCTGCTCCTGCTCTGCGGCCCGTGGCTCCCGAGGAAG GCCCTGAGTGCCCAGATACCCGAGTCTGGGAGGCCTCCGTACCTGGAGCTGCGCTCCGCCGCGGCCGGAGAGGGCGCGCCCGGCCAGCAGCTGCCCGCGCCCAAGTCTCCCGAGGGCCTGGGTCCCTCCCGCGCCTGGAGCTGGGCGTGGCCGGTTAACCACACGGgcgccctggccctgcccgcgcAGCGCACCAAGGGCAAGCCGTCGGTCAAGGCGGCCCGCGCCAAGAAGATCTTCGGCTGGGGGGACTTCTACTTCCGCGTGCACACCCTCAAGTTCTCGCTGCTGGTGACGGGCAAGATCGTGGACCACGTGAACGGCACCTTCAGCGTGTACTTCCGCCACAACTCCTCCAGCCTGGGCAACCTCAGCGTCAGCATCGTGCCGCCCTCCAAGCGCGTGGAGTTCGGGGGCGTGTGGCTGCCGGGCCCCGCGCCGCACCCGCTGCAGTCCACGCTGGCCCTGGAGGGGGTGCTCCCGCGCCTGGCGCCCCCGCTGGGCATCGCCGCCGCGCCCGGCGCGCTGGCCGGGCCCGTCGGGGGCGCGCTGGGCGTGCCTGGGGCCAAGGAGTCGCGCGCCTTCAACTGCCACGTGGAGTACGAGAAGACGAACCGCGCGCGCAAGCACCGCCCGTGCCTCTACGACCCGTCGCAGGTGTGCTTCACCGAGCACACGCAGAGCCAGGCCGCCTGGCTCTGCGCCAAGCCCTTCAAAGTCATCTGCATCTTCGTCTCCTTCCTCAGCTTTGACTACAAACTGGTGCAGAAGGTGTGCCCAGACTATAACTTCCAGAGCGAACACCCCTACTTTGGATAG